Proteins co-encoded in one Halorussus vallis genomic window:
- a CDS encoding thermonuclease family protein, whose amino-acid sequence MQRRTFLELTAASTAASVTAVEGVDELAGTARAAVGADCGESSGVADLEFASATSLLDSNYGALTDSSVVAVWAESTATNTDADGDGNAYAYDDATDVPVVAVDGNVVGFGAMLVNDGDADWTYGNEEFVLNVWDEKLGGSGTVLWDEGHGQYYGLSKFSAFESYAEENGYAVNATSSLVADLPSADAAVITSPSETFTTSELNSLFDYVENGGVVFLHGQSDYSDYDETENLNDVAGYLQRSFRYNDDEVVDASNNTGANYDVLTGNFNESNFGYFSNRPGLGGGSGFDGPKTGTVANVTDGDTFDVDFDDGTSESVRVLGIDTPEKKQNRDAERVQEWEGIESLSYLGDWGANATDFATRELDGATVTVETDPEEGAYDAYDRLLGYVYYDADGDGNRDELYNRRAVERGYARVYGSGLTKHDAFRAVEATARANGTGVWGRSDPDASSEIRDRDVDDLFFPHASSVRTAAGAIADSRVPVYAESTATQTGGSVGYDRIPLVGVDESAGVGLVGSPFVDESYESAEGFAVDTSGYENFVLATNLLDYLGDASSGDVLIDGGHGQFGAEFALSSEDAAYYQRYLEGQDIGFEQVNDITSAKLSGARALVVTAPTECYASSEVDAIGGFLADGGAVVLLGSSRATDAARATLNDLANALGTDLRLSADEITDSSNNVNGDRTIPTTTAFDASFPLFSKYS is encoded by the coding sequence ATGCAACGACGCACCTTCCTCGAACTCACCGCGGCCTCCACCGCCGCGAGCGTGACGGCGGTCGAAGGGGTCGACGAACTCGCAGGTACCGCGCGCGCCGCGGTCGGCGCCGACTGCGGGGAATCGAGCGGGGTCGCCGACCTCGAATTCGCGTCGGCGACCAGCCTGCTGGATTCGAACTACGGCGCGCTGACCGACTCGTCGGTCGTCGCCGTGTGGGCCGAGAGCACGGCGACGAACACGGACGCCGACGGCGACGGGAACGCCTACGCCTACGACGACGCCACCGACGTCCCGGTGGTCGCGGTGGACGGCAACGTCGTGGGGTTCGGCGCGATGCTCGTCAACGACGGCGACGCCGACTGGACGTACGGCAACGAGGAGTTCGTCCTGAACGTCTGGGACGAGAAACTCGGCGGGTCGGGCACCGTGCTCTGGGACGAGGGTCACGGCCAGTACTACGGCCTCTCGAAGTTCTCGGCGTTCGAGTCCTACGCCGAGGAGAACGGCTACGCGGTGAACGCGACGTCCTCGCTCGTCGCCGACCTCCCGTCGGCCGACGCCGCGGTAATCACCTCGCCGAGCGAGACGTTCACGACCTCCGAGTTGAACTCGCTGTTCGACTACGTGGAGAACGGCGGCGTGGTGTTCCTCCACGGCCAGTCGGACTACAGCGACTACGACGAAACCGAAAACCTGAACGACGTTGCCGGCTACCTCCAGCGGTCGTTCCGGTACAACGACGACGAGGTGGTCGACGCTTCGAACAACACCGGGGCCAACTACGACGTGCTCACGGGCAACTTCAACGAGTCGAACTTCGGCTACTTCTCGAACCGGCCCGGACTCGGCGGCGGCAGTGGTTTCGACGGACCCAAGACCGGAACCGTCGCGAACGTCACCGACGGCGACACCTTCGACGTCGACTTCGACGACGGGACGAGCGAGTCGGTGCGCGTCCTCGGCATCGACACGCCCGAGAAGAAGCAGAACAGGGACGCCGAGCGCGTCCAGGAGTGGGAGGGCATCGAGAGTCTAAGCTACCTCGGCGACTGGGGCGCGAACGCCACCGACTTCGCGACCCGGGAACTCGACGGCGCGACCGTTACCGTCGAAACCGACCCCGAGGAAGGCGCCTACGACGCGTACGACCGCCTGCTCGGCTACGTCTACTACGACGCCGACGGCGACGGGAACCGCGACGAACTCTACAACCGGCGGGCCGTCGAGCGGGGATACGCCCGGGTCTACGGGTCGGGCCTGACGAAACACGACGCGTTCCGGGCCGTCGAGGCGACCGCCCGCGCGAACGGCACGGGCGTCTGGGGCCGGAGCGACCCGGACGCCTCCAGCGAGATCCGCGACCGCGACGTGGACGACCTCTTCTTCCCGCACGCGTCGAGCGTCCGGACCGCGGCGGGCGCCATCGCCGACTCGCGCGTCCCGGTGTACGCCGAATCGACCGCGACCCAGACCGGCGGGAGCGTCGGCTACGACCGGATTCCGCTGGTCGGCGTGGACGAGTCGGCCGGCGTCGGCCTCGTCGGGTCGCCGTTCGTCGACGAGAGCTACGAGTCGGCCGAGGGCTTCGCCGTCGACACCTCCGGCTACGAGAACTTCGTCCTCGCGACGAACCTCCTCGACTACCTCGGCGACGCTTCGTCGGGCGACGTGCTCATCGACGGCGGTCACGGCCAGTTCGGGGCCGAGTTCGCGCTGTCGAGCGAGGACGCCGCCTACTACCAGCGCTACCTCGAAGGCCAGGACATCGGCTTCGAGCAGGTCAACGACATCACGAGCGCGAAGCTCTCGGGCGCCCGGGCGCTCGTCGTCACCGCGCCGACCGAGTGCTACGCGTCGAGCGAGGTCGACGCCATCGGCGGCTTCCTCGCCGACGGTGGCGCCGTCGTGCTGCTCGGGAGTTCCAGAGCCACCGACGCCGCGCGTGCGACGCTCAACGACCTGGCGAACGCGCTCGGGACGGACCTGCGGTTGAGCGCCGACGAGATCACGGATAGCTCGAACAACGTGAACGGCGACCGCACCATCCCGACGACGACGGCGTTCGACGCCTCGTTCCCACTGTTCTCGAAGTACAGCTGA
- a CDS encoding phosphate/phosphite/phosphonate ABC transporter substrate-binding protein gives MENRRTFLKSAAAAGALGLTAGCIGNFSGNQPYGDNKVKFLMSPTEPQDQMRAQYTPIKERFESYLDVKKAEMQYAKDYAATLEALNSGTADVAETGPFAAALGVDSGKAEVILQRHGYGAWTYSSVIVTRKGSDISKLTDLKGKKIAFADPLSASGSLYPLGMLKKAGLSIPDEPGSPKGADFEPSWSGHFEALQALKSEQVDAAGVGYFITLNDDREYKDFVKEVARDKGIPRAPILVSPTLSDEEKTKITEAFTKADKSLYLGKDGKADTDEKSDDPDDDLWFDDVRKADAKTYDPVVQVANELGYGQDIFSSGTTTGE, from the coding sequence ATGGAAAACCGACGAACCTTCCTCAAATCCGCGGCCGCGGCGGGCGCACTCGGTCTGACCGCCGGTTGTATCGGGAACTTCTCCGGGAACCAACCGTACGGAGACAACAAAGTCAAGTTCCTGATGTCACCCACCGAACCCCAGGACCAGATGCGGGCCCAGTACACCCCCATCAAGGAGCGCTTCGAGAGCTACCTCGACGTGAAGAAGGCGGAGATGCAGTACGCGAAGGACTACGCCGCCACGCTCGAAGCGCTCAACAGCGGCACCGCCGACGTCGCCGAAACCGGCCCGTTCGCCGCCGCGCTCGGCGTCGACTCCGGCAAGGCCGAGGTCATCCTCCAGCGCCACGGCTACGGGGCCTGGACTTACTCCAGCGTCATCGTCACGCGGAAGGGGTCGGACATCTCGAAACTCACCGACCTGAAGGGCAAGAAGATCGCGTTCGCCGACCCGCTGAGCGCCAGCGGGTCGCTCTACCCCCTCGGGATGCTGAAGAAGGCCGGCCTCTCGATTCCCGACGAACCGGGGAGTCCGAAGGGCGCCGACTTCGAACCGTCGTGGTCGGGCCACTTCGAGGCGCTCCAGGCGCTCAAGAGCGAGCAGGTCGACGCCGCCGGCGTCGGCTACTTCATCACGCTCAACGACGACCGCGAGTACAAGGACTTCGTGAAGGAGGTCGCCCGCGACAAGGGCATCCCGCGCGCGCCCATCCTGGTTTCGCCGACACTCAGCGACGAGGAGAAGACCAAGATCACCGAGGCGTTCACCAAGGCCGACAAGTCGCTGTACCTCGGCAAGGACGGCAAGGCCGACACCGACGAGAAGAGCGACGACCCCGACGACGACCTCTGGTTCGACGACGTCCGAAAGGCCGACGCCAAGACGTACGACCCCGTCGTCCAGGTGGCCAACGAACTCGGCTACGGCCAGGACATCTTCTCGAGCGGAACGACGACCGGCGAGTAG
- a CDS encoding phosphonate ABC transporter ATP-binding protein, with the protein MADISSEGVTKVYGTDTVALDDVSFEIPDGEFVVLLGPSGAGKSTLLRILNGLTSPSEGTLSIGDEVVAGTRSDVSMVFQMHYLVESMSAYRNALTGALNRTATLDSALTNYDEADKEMALRALDTVGLLHEADQRAGSMSGGQQQRVGIARALTQDPELLLADEPVASLDPKAAQDVMHYLKRAADERDLTSIVSLHQVNIAREYGDRFIGLRDGRVVFDGGKDDLTMDVVDEIYYGAGDGDDDRGVEHLTEAGR; encoded by the coding sequence ATGGCAGACATCTCATCGGAAGGCGTGACGAAGGTCTACGGGACCGACACGGTCGCCCTCGACGACGTCTCGTTCGAGATTCCGGACGGGGAGTTCGTCGTCCTGCTCGGTCCGTCGGGGGCCGGGAAGTCGACGCTGCTTCGCATCCTCAACGGACTGACGTCGCCCTCGGAGGGGACGCTGTCCATCGGCGACGAGGTCGTCGCCGGCACCCGGAGCGACGTGTCGATGGTGTTCCAGATGCACTACCTCGTCGAGAGCATGAGCGCCTACCGGAACGCGCTCACCGGCGCGCTCAACCGCACCGCCACCCTCGACAGCGCGCTCACCAACTACGACGAGGCCGACAAGGAGATGGCGCTCCGGGCGCTCGACACCGTCGGCCTCCTCCACGAGGCCGACCAGCGCGCCGGGAGCATGTCCGGCGGCCAGCAACAGCGGGTCGGCATCGCCCGGGCGCTCACCCAGGACCCCGAACTCCTGCTGGCCGACGAACCCGTCGCCAGCCTCGACCCGAAGGCCGCCCAGGACGTGATGCACTACCTGAAGCGGGCGGCCGACGAGCGCGACCTCACGTCCATCGTCAGCCTCCACCAGGTGAACATCGCCCGCGAGTACGGCGACCGCTTCATCGGCCTGCGCGACGGGCGGGTCGTCTTCGACGGCGGAAAGGACGACCTCACGATGGACGTGGTCGACGAGATATACTACGGCGCCGGCGACGGCGACGATGACCGCGGCGTCGAACACCTCACGGAGGCAGGGCGATGA
- a CDS encoding PhnE/PtxC family ABC transporter permease, with amino-acid sequence MSADIADVKQRIEREQRIRRLLGVVGVLAVLGATAAGLTYLGFTLATLVRQADEWVAFVSHFLAPTFVDLTSYTRANGIGGLRAIWVTFTKPWTVVTAIAEAPVGSGVVLIPAALATVIVGFTGTVLGFPLALIFGILGSERVTPFPFNFVFRGTMSAIRAVPALIWVLIFIPVFGISPVSGVLAIATDTIGNLGRLFTDELEEIDDGPIEAIRSTGASRPQEVLFGMLSQVSNSFIAWTLYVLEINTRIAISLGVTSVGGLGMYIQLKLGTGKPNFAAAGLILVVLIVVTVELLSSRVRARLRPGEHQGKSVFDALRDLADSRKWLGVDTERP; translated from the coding sequence ATGAGCGCAGACATCGCCGACGTCAAGCAGCGCATCGAGCGCGAACAGCGGATTCGACGGCTCCTCGGCGTCGTCGGCGTGCTGGCGGTCCTCGGCGCGACCGCGGCCGGCCTGACCTACCTGGGGTTCACCCTGGCGACGCTGGTCCGGCAGGCCGACGAGTGGGTCGCGTTCGTCTCGCACTTCCTCGCGCCGACGTTCGTCGACCTCACGTCGTACACCCGGGCCAACGGTATCGGCGGTCTGCGCGCCATCTGGGTGACGTTCACCAAGCCCTGGACCGTCGTCACCGCCATCGCGGAGGCGCCGGTCGGCAGCGGCGTCGTCCTCATCCCGGCGGCGCTCGCGACCGTCATCGTCGGCTTCACCGGGACGGTGCTCGGCTTCCCGCTCGCGCTCATCTTCGGCATCCTGGGCTCCGAGCGCGTGACGCCATTCCCGTTCAACTTCGTCTTCCGCGGCACGATGAGCGCGATTCGGGCGGTGCCGGCGCTCATCTGGGTGCTCATCTTCATCCCGGTGTTCGGCATCTCGCCGGTCAGCGGCGTGCTGGCCATCGCCACCGACACCATCGGGAACCTCGGACGGCTGTTCACCGACGAACTCGAAGAGATCGACGACGGCCCCATCGAGGCGATTCGCTCGACGGGGGCGTCGCGGCCTCAGGAGGTGCTGTTCGGCATGCTGAGCCAGGTGTCGAACTCGTTCATCGCGTGGACGCTGTACGTCCTCGAAATCAACACCCGCATCGCCATCAGCCTTGGCGTGACGAGCGTCGGCGGCCTCGGGATGTACATCCAGCTCAAACTCGGCACCGGCAAGCCCAACTTCGCGGCGGCGGGGCTCATCCTCGTGGTCCTCATCGTCGTGACCGTCGAACTGCTGTCCTCGCGGGTCCGCGCCCGCCTGCGGCCGGGCGAGCACCAGGGCAAGAGCGTCTTCGACGCGCTCCGCGACCTCGCCGACAGCCGGAAGTGGCTCGGCGTGGACACCGAGCGCCCCTGA
- a CDS encoding outer membrane protein assembly factor BamB family protein → MCPREIGRRAFLGGFLGGGSVARRSGAADLAAGMGASASVGVAPTPAFEVPGVDADHSIRWRFNHTSGRNSVYPTVEAGGTTVCIVRNHESSDDEPRFWLYGLSTADGSVRWKNELRGYPSVPEIAGDAVLANWQDGLRAYDVRSGEERWRFEKRTYGGNSYSLAGGTLYLASVERGSNEAKSAVHAVDLTDGGTLWTKELPEEVGAASPQVVAGDAVYLSAHGGVLALDRAGGERRWLAELGENGFRPVECRGDALYVWGRTEMLALDAASGAERWRTSLGEGLHAHGFVGTVTDATVYVWEDRLFALNAADGGERWTFDPYETLDANETPDSARGRALELRDGVLYGITGRRVHAVDADSGTERWRFDSGQRLHRYWGGVRDGLVYVIDESSVAVLDADSGEERWRFGPPFGGPETGTESETTSQEARGTESSAEGQRQVFWAEVTDGTLYAGLRSGTLCAVDRPSPLATAPVATTRRYATSGPGLVALGLLGTGLLAAGYRRARRSAEPDYELGLLDRVGERGETETYRKRVETPDGPAVVAETRLVESADADTREAFVAGVERWANLDGRGVLPIRDYGTDPVPWFETPYASGGSLGDAWPLAREARVEAASAAARALHRAHGEGVVHGRLAPSTILLPAPGDGANAAVAGWFLGDALGDPMPGYAPPEQRERDGDSVAGADGVGPATDIYRVGALAYHLLTGAVPRADPRPPSERNPALSTATDDVLTTALAADPADRHGSALAFDDRFRWAALDR, encoded by the coding sequence ATGTGTCCCCGCGAAATCGGTCGCCGCGCCTTCCTCGGCGGTTTCCTCGGCGGCGGGTCGGTCGCCCGACGCTCGGGCGCCGCCGACCTTGCCGCAGGGATGGGTGCGAGTGCGAGTGTCGGCGTCGCGCCGACGCCCGCGTTCGAGGTCCCGGGCGTCGACGCCGACCACTCGATTCGGTGGCGGTTCAATCACACGAGCGGCCGGAACAGCGTCTACCCGACGGTGGAAGCCGGCGGAACGACCGTCTGCATCGTCCGTAACCACGAGTCGTCAGACGACGAACCGCGGTTCTGGCTGTACGGGCTCTCGACCGCCGACGGGAGCGTCCGGTGGAAGAACGAGCTACGGGGCTACCCGTCGGTCCCCGAAATCGCCGGCGACGCGGTGCTCGCCAACTGGCAGGACGGCCTGCGGGCCTACGACGTTCGGAGCGGCGAGGAGCGCTGGCGGTTCGAGAAGCGAACGTACGGCGGGAACAGTTACTCGCTCGCCGGCGGGACGCTGTATCTCGCGAGCGTCGAGCGGGGGTCCAACGAGGCGAAATCCGCGGTCCACGCCGTCGACCTGACCGACGGCGGGACCCTCTGGACGAAGGAACTGCCGGAGGAGGTCGGAGCGGCGTCGCCGCAGGTCGTCGCCGGCGACGCGGTGTACCTCTCGGCCCACGGCGGCGTCCTGGCGCTCGACCGGGCGGGCGGCGAGCGACGCTGGCTGGCGGAACTGGGCGAGAACGGATTCCGGCCGGTCGAATGCCGCGGTGACGCACTGTACGTCTGGGGCCGGACCGAGATGCTCGCGCTCGACGCCGCGTCGGGGGCCGAACGCTGGCGGACGTCGCTCGGCGAGGGACTGCACGCCCACGGGTTCGTCGGAACCGTCACCGACGCCACGGTGTACGTCTGGGAGGACCGCCTGTTCGCGCTGAACGCCGCCGACGGCGGCGAACGGTGGACGTTCGACCCCTACGAGACGCTGGACGCGAACGAGACGCCCGACTCGGCCCGCGGGCGGGCGCTCGAACTCCGCGACGGCGTGCTCTACGGCATCACGGGCCGACGTGTCCACGCCGTCGACGCCGACTCCGGCACCGAGCGCTGGCGGTTCGACTCCGGGCAGCGACTCCACCGGTACTGGGGCGGCGTGCGTGACGGCCTGGTCTACGTCATCGACGAGTCGAGCGTCGCCGTCCTCGACGCCGACTCCGGCGAGGAGCGCTGGCGGTTCGGACCCCCGTTCGGAGGACCGGAGACGGGGACGGAGTCGGAGACGACGTCCCAAGAGGCACGAGGAACCGAGTCGAGCGCGGAAGGCCAGCGGCAGGTGTTCTGGGCCGAGGTCACCGACGGGACGCTGTATGCGGGACTCCGTAGCGGGACGCTGTGTGCCGTCGACCGGCCCTCGCCGCTGGCCACTGCGCCGGTCGCGACCACCCGGCGGTACGCCACCTCGGGGCCGGGGCTGGTGGCGCTCGGCCTGCTCGGCACCGGACTGCTGGCGGCCGGCTATCGGCGGGCGAGGCGGAGCGCGGAACCCGACTACGAACTCGGCCTCCTCGACCGCGTCGGCGAACGCGGCGAAACCGAAACGTACCGCAAGCGCGTCGAGACGCCCGACGGACCGGCGGTGGTCGCCGAAACCCGACTGGTCGAGTCGGCCGACGCCGACACCCGCGAGGCGTTCGTCGCGGGCGTCGAGCGGTGGGCCAACCTCGACGGCCGGGGCGTCCTGCCGATTCGGGACTACGGCACCGACCCCGTGCCGTGGTTCGAGACGCCCTACGCCTCCGGCGGGTCGCTGGGCGACGCGTGGCCGCTGGCCCGCGAGGCGAGGGTCGAGGCCGCCTCGGCGGCCGCCCGAGCGCTCCATCGAGCCCACGGCGAGGGGGTCGTTCACGGACGACTCGCGCCGAGCACCATCCTGCTCCCCGCGCCCGGCGACGGCGCGAACGCCGCCGTCGCCGGGTGGTTCCTGGGCGACGCGCTCGGCGACCCGATGCCGGGGTACGCCCCGCCGGAACAGCGAGAGCGCGACGGAGATTCGGTCGCGGGGGCCGACGGAGTCGGCCCTGCGACCGACATCTACCGCGTCGGGGCGCTCGCCTACCACCTACTAACGGGCGCGGTGCCGCGGGCCGACCCGCGGCCGCCGAGCGAGCGAAATCCCGCGCTCTCGACCGCAACCGACGACGTGCTGACGACGGCGCTGGCGGCCGACCCGGCCGACCGCCACGGGTCGGCACTGGCGTTCGACGACCGGTTCCGGTGGGCGGCGCTGGACCGCTGA
- a CDS encoding uracil-DNA glycosylase, with protein MGEMDGLEVTECTRCPELVDSRSQIVNGTGPADADVLFVGEGPGEKEDEQGEPFVGRSGTILDEKLEERGLSREDVRITNCVRCRPPENRDPTKQELENCRGYLESEIEQVDPSVVVTLGKVPSEHLLDRSVAVTKEAGSVEQAELGGSVRDVLVCVHPAATLYDRSQEDTLDAALDKAAGMAGGSGGQSQLGDY; from the coding sequence ATGGGAGAAATGGACGGCCTCGAAGTCACCGAGTGCACGCGCTGTCCCGAACTGGTAGACAGTAGAAGCCAGATCGTCAACGGCACCGGTCCCGCGGACGCCGACGTGCTGTTCGTCGGCGAGGGTCCCGGCGAGAAGGAGGACGAGCAGGGCGAACCGTTCGTCGGTCGGAGCGGGACGATTCTCGACGAGAAACTCGAAGAGCGCGGCCTCTCCCGGGAGGACGTGCGCATCACCAACTGCGTGCGGTGCCGGCCGCCGGAGAACCGCGACCCGACCAAGCAGGAACTCGAGAACTGCCGGGGATACCTCGAATCCGAAATCGAGCAGGTTGACCCCAGCGTGGTCGTCACGCTCGGAAAGGTGCCCAGCGAACACCTGCTCGACCGGAGCGTGGCGGTCACGAAGGAGGCGGGGTCGGTCGAGCAGGCCGAACTCGGCGGGTCGGTCCGGGACGTGCTCGTCTGCGTCCACCCCGCGGCGACCCTCTACGACCGGAGCCAGGAGGACACCCTCGACGCCGCCCTCGACAAGGCCGCCGGGATGGCCGGCGGGTCGGGCGGACAGTCCCAACTCGGCGACTACTGA
- a CDS encoding DUF99 family protein, with the protein MKPGVRALGVAESYRGRRSTLAGTVVRASRVVDGFAYDTATVGGTDATDTVVSIFRKLDREDVRYLLLAGIALSWYNVVDLHRVAEATDRPAISVTFEESPGLRGALEAEFEGDALDRRLELLDAQPPRERLSVNDQAVFVRSVGVDPGEARDAVRAFTPEGGRPEPVRVARMAARAADELRRDGDE; encoded by the coding sequence GTGAAGCCCGGCGTTCGCGCGCTGGGCGTCGCGGAATCCTACCGCGGCCGCCGTAGCACGCTCGCCGGGACCGTCGTCAGGGCGAGTCGCGTGGTCGACGGGTTCGCCTACGACACCGCCACCGTCGGCGGCACCGACGCCACCGACACCGTCGTTTCGATTTTTCGGAAACTCGACCGAGAGGACGTGCGCTACCTGCTACTGGCGGGTATCGCGCTCTCGTGGTACAACGTCGTGGACCTCCACCGAGTCGCGGAGGCGACCGACCGCCCCGCGATTTCGGTGACCTTCGAGGAGAGTCCGGGCCTCCGGGGCGCCCTCGAAGCCGAGTTCGAGGGCGACGCCCTCGACCGGCGACTCGAACTCCTCGACGCCCAACCCCCAAGAGAGCGACTCTCGGTCAACGACCAGGCGGTCTTCGTCCGGTCGGTCGGCGTCGACCCGGGAGAGGCCCGCGACGCGGTCCGGGCGTTCACGCCCGAGGGCGGGCGACCCGAACCGGTTCGGGTCGCCCGCATGGCGGCCCGCGCGGCCGACGAACTCCGGCGGGACGGAGACGAGTGA
- a CDS encoding DUF5786 family protein: MGFGSYDESEQEDQNYDVDDDSGVATEENSHEGKVDFEIGASNDELLDRLKDIKDDEEA; this comes from the coding sequence ATGGGATTTGGGAGCTACGACGAGTCCGAACAAGAGGACCAGAACTACGACGTGGACGACGACAGCGGCGTCGCCACGGAGGAGAACTCCCACGAGGGGAAAGTCGACTTCGAGATCGGCGCGTCGAACGACGAACTGCTCGACCGCCTCAAAGACATCAAGGACGACGAAGAGGCCTGA
- a CDS encoding MBL fold metallo-hydrolase, with product MQVYNVTADAETFTANVFLATGDRNVLVDAGAMPGVVDAVKEHVDDVDAVVLTHQHGDHVAELDAVLDAFDADLYCYGDHPRRTEKLDDGDEVEIGDERFEAVYSPGHADDHLAFVSDSTIFSGDVVVYSDGAFDDGSFGRTDMEGQSREREIESIRTILDRLPESVENMYAGHGEDFHGDVREVIERSLERAERREPKYPDE from the coding sequence ATGCAGGTGTACAACGTCACCGCCGACGCGGAGACGTTCACGGCCAACGTCTTCCTCGCGACCGGCGATCGGAACGTCCTCGTCGACGCCGGGGCCATGCCGGGGGTCGTCGACGCCGTGAAGGAACACGTCGACGACGTGGACGCCGTGGTTCTCACCCACCAGCACGGCGACCACGTGGCCGAACTCGACGCGGTGCTCGACGCCTTCGACGCGGACCTCTACTGCTACGGCGACCACCCGCGCCGGACCGAGAAACTCGACGACGGCGACGAGGTCGAAATCGGCGACGAGAGGTTCGAGGCGGTGTACTCGCCGGGCCACGCAGACGACCACCTCGCGTTCGTCTCCGACTCCACCATCTTCAGCGGCGACGTCGTGGTCTACAGCGACGGCGCGTTCGACGACGGCAGTTTCGGCCGGACCGACATGGAGGGCCAGTCCCGGGAGCGAGAAATCGAGAGCATCCGGACAATCCTCGACCGACTGCCCGAAAGCGTCGAGAACATGTACGCGGGCCACGGCGAGGACTTCCACGGCGATGTCCGGGAAGTAATCGAGCGGTCGCTAGAGCGGGCCGAACGGCGCGAACCGAAATATCCGGACGAGTAA
- the hisH gene encoding imidazole glycerol phosphate synthase subunit HisH produces MNVTVIDYGVGNLRSLRRGLERAGASVEVSDDPDEIAAAEAVVLPGVGAFEECMRNSEPFHDALVDAAEDTPILGVCVGLQLLYTESEEGAPDGETVTGLDLIPGRVVRLSGDDVKVPHMGWNELTVERDHPLADGIADGDYAYFVHSYRAATDDSAVCACDYGGSFAAVAANDAGNVMGTQFHPEKSGDLGLRILRNFVEYAEAYEADESTESPATAD; encoded by the coding sequence GTGAACGTCACGGTCATCGACTACGGCGTCGGCAACCTCCGGAGCCTCCGTCGCGGCCTCGAACGCGCGGGCGCGAGCGTCGAGGTGAGCGACGACCCCGACGAGATCGCGGCGGCCGAGGCCGTCGTGCTGCCCGGCGTCGGCGCGTTCGAAGAGTGCATGCGCAACTCCGAACCGTTCCACGACGCGCTCGTCGACGCTGCCGAAGACACCCCGATACTCGGCGTCTGCGTCGGTCTGCAACTGCTCTACACCGAGAGCGAGGAGGGCGCGCCCGACGGCGAAACCGTCACGGGCCTCGACCTGATACCCGGCCGGGTCGTCCGGCTCTCGGGCGACGACGTCAAGGTTCCGCACATGGGCTGGAACGAACTCACCGTCGAGCGCGACCACCCGCTCGCCGACGGCATCGCCGACGGCGACTACGCCTACTTCGTCCACTCCTACCGCGCGGCGACGGACGACAGCGCGGTCTGCGCCTGCGACTACGGCGGGTCGTTCGCGGCCGTCGCCGCGAACGACGCCGGTAACGTGATGGGAACGCAGTTCCACCCCGAGAAGAGCGGCGACCTGGGTCTGCGCATTCTGCGGAACTTCGTCGAGTACGCCGAGGCGTACGAGGCCGACGAATCGACCGAGTCGCCCGCGACCGCCGACTGA
- a CDS encoding cupin domain-containing protein, whose amino-acid sequence MEDSDRIVAADDREWESTERGDHEFRRVRLGAAAGGERLGCSLYEVPPGKKVWPYHYHIGNEEAAYILSGEVTLRTPEGETTVPPGGYVALPAGEDSAHQFRNDGDEPLRFLAISEMNDPDVLGYPDSGKVGVYAGSPPGGDPADRVLSGFFPEDADVDFWEGEADEE is encoded by the coding sequence ATGGAGGATTCCGACCGAATCGTCGCCGCCGACGACCGCGAGTGGGAGTCGACCGAACGCGGCGACCACGAGTTCCGCCGGGTGCGACTCGGCGCGGCCGCCGGCGGCGAGCGACTGGGATGTAGCCTCTACGAGGTCCCGCCCGGCAAGAAGGTGTGGCCCTACCACTACCACATCGGGAACGAGGAGGCCGCTTACATCCTCTCGGGTGAGGTAACGCTCCGGACGCCCGAGGGCGAGACGACGGTACCGCCCGGTGGCTACGTCGCTCTGCCCGCGGGCGAGGACAGCGCCCACCAGTTCCGAAACGACGGCGACGAACCGCTCCGCTTCCTCGCGATTTCGGAGATGAACGACCCCGACGTGCTGGGCTACCCCGACTCGGGGAAGGTCGGCGTCTACGCCGGGTCGCCGCCCGGCGGCGACCCGGCCGACCGCGTCCTCTCGGGGTTCTTCCCCGAGGACGCCGACGTGGACTTCTGGGAGGGCGAGGCCGACGAGGAGTGA
- a CDS encoding 50S ribosomal protein L40e has translation MASFEKAEARTLDKMICMRCNARNPKGADKCRKCGYKKLRPKSKEPRNA, from the coding sequence ATGGCTAGTTTCGAGAAGGCGGAAGCGCGTACCCTCGACAAGATGATCTGCATGCGGTGCAACGCCCGCAACCCCAAGGGCGCCGACAAGTGCCGTAAGTGCGGGTACAAGAAGCTCCGCCCGAAGAGCAAGGAACCGCGCAACGCGTAA